A genomic segment from Diospyros lotus cultivar Yz01 chromosome 5, ASM1463336v1, whole genome shotgun sequence encodes:
- the LOC127802647 gene encoding kinesin-like protein KIN-12D yields MLRDFKFLRRNSAGKNSNSEEIENVPLNPSNSLATQTSTDSTRAPLNAIQEPIQNHKTVAKQELGVRSGKIDRTPTKSKGKVSDNALIRTPEKPGFSAKNRFGFSAKNESGWAATESRDDDRSDVKGSGIGGFANLATPRSTRTLGRAVTSHSECNSTQSTPTKSVSKPPNPGFFLASGSRPPVNGGVRIGNYAALSKGLPISCSSIPIVNSVEVPHFDLKEDPAFWMEHNVQVLIRIRPLNSMEKSTHGYNRCLKQESAQCITWIGQPETRFTFDHIACETVDQGTLFRMVGLPMVENCLSGYNSCIFAYGQTGSGKTYTMLGEIKELEVKPSANRGMTPRIFEFLFARIRAEEESRRDERLKYSCKCSFLEIYNEQISDLLDPSSTNLLLREDTKKGVYVENLSEFEVQTVGDILKLLHEGSLNRKVAATNMNRESSRSHSVFTCIIESRWEKDATSNLRFARLNLVDLAGSERQKSSGAEGERLKEAANINKSLSTLGHVIMVLIDLAHGKPKHVPYRDSRLTFLLQDSLGGNSKTMIIANVSPSIWCAAETLNTLKFAQRAKLIPNNAIVNEDSSGDVIALQHQIRLLKEELAVLRRQNVSRSLSFGPTTMGDVTKQEPESSCDQRTFEMDQQQSDLTGSEPPKGILRLSSKQLKSLETTLAGALRREQMAESSIKQLEAEIEQLNRLVRQREEDTRCTKMMLKFREDKIQRMESLVGGLLSADTYLLEENSALSEEIQLLQAKIDKNPEVTRFALENIRLLEQVRRYQDFYEEGEREMLITEVSELRNQLVHFLDGNPKPYNHPKMDLAHQEEALHIRKENDSLHLELNKTLNELEECRNNLNSCLEKNAQLSREIEDLNASLNNLKYETHDHDCSIEIIKESIVEAPSSGDQSYGTVQESRQMKHEPLIHSEVMDLQLEVDILKIILKEERLSCAEIQEREQCLNRDLELTSDKLLLITKQYEDVNEELKEAKSVIEALESQQILSINEMEDLRNSNNNYADRLSRQELEISTLKEQIFCQELRDHPSSENSETADSPLKTKLKKMQHSLEKAKKLNMWYQSDRSLQVINEEEMDEVRRQVEAETAEVIVCLQDELAILQQQIQESNLKETESEQKLVLIQTEMKELQEKVHLLTHDNKKLCQDLEERGNELRTLSEEWELLTGEIEVVLADGHEALKDASDQLQFISGSLTQKRSLIFDQVGRIRKIISEKELLIQELNHCLEDADNRRSDLESMIRSLRGATLIITEAHQQECSEREKEILLLTSQSDSKSSTIAELENRIRKAEEQIQKASTSATVAFVVVNRLSEVNSTHLDVIKQKDASLQNQAAEINEAHRKIQSLSRELDVSEENCGKLRMQLSIEREHACAMEQKLEEIQENDILKASEKLSELRSGVSTLKLSMNEYSDQVQGSNKVNAPRACVPMSDDVRSEARTGSELNQHEDNIDRSYTVDYVKTENPVCSFKTSKNLLGYLCDQQNFSSQRVHTDLSNRDATIILLKNEIESALDSLKGVHAEMARLRSEKEEVRTSEKQNQESTRCVLSQVLSLQEAMSNFEKQCGLKMASLDQKLQTVEEIVQEVDCCWHQEKVLLESELGDAKVVAAQKTAEASCILAKFEEAQDTMKEADIMINELLITNETLKLKIEELKKMEVTLINKQDVLVEEVQRLQSTNSLSKLNFENLEKQFSSDLSEMERIVLDLEGIVAEVQTTTMEDFMSTVGDFMFMNSQLQDSMKLMHSWNEVIWSEIIVKDCAVSVLHLCHIGLLLETVTGLNAENGLLHNGLSDSNSVISELREYNLRSTRELEMCRVLKGKLLSDIKSGFDRISSKEKETGELQDKLASFERKILDLQLQEELMLQRSNHFGSELVILIKELNLSNRDMLASLLGQEKLLKDREEVFKTQEDNFMMDVSAKNFELLILSSKFEEMALQSANAEKEKVNFSTVIENFKKEIIFLMLDAELKERILLDNEAKIGRLEKEIEVSKRERQDILSDLSERNFTIAEMGKSIEAFEQDIQFLKDTALSNDSLKGELNEATQEKIRLLSEVQKLESSCGKILEDIKAKETALEISSNHISALDQQNKLLQDNIFLLETSSQKLKNELKMKDEEVTKMNCLAEENTSLEDELRTLKKEYCSVLQGLEEKKSELASCLCQINSLDKENHRMLEKISFLETKITNLQTASSLANAELNELKLSQSVVKGDLCSKSQDLQIYINKVNALKEENISLKNELQFQQKERFKFLTTSSFTMVQSFEAVENVNMVGSRIFDVLNEGSDALERMFLDICKKLEITSKFVEEAECLENLAGELMTENFSLQTELSRKDEVLNGMLFDLRLLQESASNTKDQRDEIEELVVSLEASEGELALRTSELDKAIANVQMLEAQLQEKIGIIFSLQLDISKLNESVKTISTKNLELTANIKDAVESKRSIEEELSERRKVNQTLEMELLEVGISLGEMNNSIESLKSDLDAITSERNDLHTEVQFLKKKAEMAEALADEKDAVFMEAQQIAESTKLYAEEKEEEVKLLERSVEELECTVNVLENKVDIIKGEAERQRLQREELELELHSVKQQMLNVESSDTDMKRHLDEKENNLQEAVQRIQILEKEIATKDAEIAKCKAHIEELNLHAEAQASEYKQKFKALEAMAEQVKPEGPYAPAVANASGTKLEKNGSKSRGSGSPFKCIGLGLVQQIKSERDEELTAGRLRIEELEALAASRQKEIFMLNARLAAAESMTHDVIRDLLGLKLDMTNYASLLDNHQVQKITEKAQVYNGQAQVKDQEVIKLKQQLNEFIEERKGWLEEIDRKQAEMIAAQIALEKFRQRDRLLTTEKEMLKMENASHRKKIMELETELKKLSGQQNLHQRIHHHAKIKEENNLLKSQNDELSVKLRRTEAILTRVKEELAHFRSTNGRTPYINFDEEERLKNILKENEEERLQLAQKLVGLCTSILKAAGVTRAASDTGVSVAEEALEQLKNRVSSLERELQDARFKNRLTDERIRLSELKPQASSMSSRTDEHRRPSDRVSQAPFLSTLDR; encoded by the exons AGCTGTATATTTGCCTATGGCCAG ACTGGAAGTGGGAAGACCTATACAATGCTTGGTGAGATTAAAGAATTAGAAGTCAAGCCCAGTGCAAATCGTGGAATGACACCGAGGATATTTGAATTCTTGTTTGCAAGAATCAGAGCT GAAGAGGAAAGCCGAAGAGATGAGAGATTAAAATACAGTTGCAAGTGCTCTTTCTTAGAGATCTACAATGAACAAATCAGTGATCTCCTTGATCCTTCATCTACGAATTTGCTA TTACGGGAGGATACCAAGAAGGGTGTGTATGTTGAAAATCTCTCAGAATTTGAAGTGCAGACCGTGGGTGATATTCTTAAGCTTCTGCATGAG GGTTCTTTGAACAGGAAAGTTGCTGCAACTAATATGAATAGAGAGAGCAGTCGTTCCCATAGTGTCTTCACATGCATTATTGAGAGTAGATGGGAAAAAGATGCGACGTCTAACTTACGGTTTGCAAGGTTAAATCTTGTTGATCTTGCTGGCTCAGAAAG GCAAAAAAGTTCTGGTGCTGAAGGTGAACGTTTAAAGGAGGCTGCCAACATAAACAAATCATTATCCACACTGGG TCATGTGATAATGGTGCTGATAGACTTAGCACATGGAAAGCCAAAACATGTTCCATACAGAGATTCTAGGCTTACCTTTCTTCTTCAG GACTCACTGGGTGGGAACTCCAAAACAATGATAATAGCTAACGTCAGTCCTTCTATCTG GTGTGCTGCAGAAACACTGAATACTTTAAAGTTTGCTCAGCGAGCAAAACTTATTCCTAACAAT GCCATTGTGAATGAAGATTCTTCAGGAGATGTTATTGCACTACAGCACCAGATACGACTGTTAAAA GAGGAGCTTGCTGTGCTCAGACGTCAGAATGTATCCAGGTCTCTATCATTTGGTCCAACAACAATGGGAGATGTAACTAAACAAGAACCTGAAAGTTCTTGCGACCAAAGAACATTTGAAATGGATCAACAACAGAGTGATCTGACTGGAAGTGAACCTCCTAAGGGCATTCTTAGATTGTCTTCTAAACAG CTGAAATCATTGGAGACTACACTCGCTGGCGCCTTGAGAAGAGAACAGATGGCTGAAAGTTCTATCAAGCAACTTGAGGCTGAAATTGAACAGCTGAATCGCTTG GTTCGGCAGAGGGAGGAGGACACTAGGTGCACAAAAATGATGCTGAAGTTTCGGGAGGACAAAATTCAACGAATGGAGTCACTTGTGGGTGGCTTGCTATCTGCAGATACTTATTTATTGGAAGAGAACAGTGCACTGTCTGAAGAGATTCAGCTCCTTCAAGCTAAAATTGACAAAAACCCAGAAGTGACTCGCTTTGCTTTGGAGAATATTAGGCTTTTGGAACAAGTTAGACG ATATCAAGATTTCTatgaagaaggagagagagaaatgctTATTACTGAAGTATCTGAACTCCGCAATCAG TTGGTTCATTTTCTTGATGGGAACCCAAAGCCATATAATCATCCAAAAATGGATCTGGCACATCAG GAAGAAGCTCTACATATCAGGAAAGAGAATGATTCACTCCACTTGGAG TTGAATAAGACTCTCAATGAATTAGAAGAGTGCAGGAATAACCTAAACTCTTGCTTAGAGAAAAATGCACAGCTCAGCAG AGAAATTGAGGATCTAAATGCTTCACTCAACAACTTGAAATATGAGACCCATGATCATGATTGCAGTATTGAAATCATAAAG GAGTCCATAGTGGAAGCTCCATCTTCAGGTGATCAATCATATGGGACAGTTCAAGAAAGCAGACAGATGAAGCATGAACCTTTGATACACTCAGAAGTCATGGACCTGCAACTGGAGGTGGATATTCTAAAAATCATCCTGAAAGAAGAGAGATTATCTTGTGCTGAAATACAGGAGAGGGAACAGTGCCTGAATAGAGATCTTGAGTTGACAAGTGACAAGCTTTTGCTAATAACCAAACAGTATGAAGATGTCAACGAAGAACTCAAGGAAGCAAAATCTGTCATTGAAGCTCTTGAATCTCAACAAATTCTGTCAATCAATGAAATGGAAGATCTAAGGAATAGTAACAACAATTATGCAGACCGTTTAAGTAGACAGGAGCTTGAAATTTCCACTTTAAAGGAGCAAATATTTTGTCAAGAATTAAGAGATCACCCATCCTCTGAAAATTCAGAAACTGCTGATTCTCCATTAAAAACAAAGTTAAAGAAGATGCAACATTCCCTTGAGAAGGCCAAGAAGCTGAATATGTGGTACCAAAGTGATCGTTCACTTCAGGTGattaatgaagaagaaatggacGAAGTTCGTAGGCAAGTTGAGGCCGAAACTGCTGAGGTGATAGTTTGCTTGCAGGATGAACTTGCCATTCTTCAGCAGCAAATCCAAGAAAGTAATTTAAAAGAGACAGAGTCAGAACAGAAGTTGGTGCTTATACAAACTGAAATGAAAGAGCTTCAAGAAAAAGTGCATCTATTGACCCatgataacaaaaaattatgccAAGATCTAGAAGAGAGAGGCAATGAATTAAGAACTTTATCTGAAGAATGGGAGTTATTGACAGGTGAGATTGAAGTTGTCCTCGCTGATGGACATGAGGCACTCAAAGATGCATCAGATCAGCTCCAGTTCATTTCTGGGTCATTAACTCAGAAAAGAAGTTTGATCTTTGATCAAGTTGGGAGGATCAGAAAAATCATCTCTGAGAAGGAGCTGTTAATTCAGGAACTCAATCACTGTTTAGAGGATGCCGACAACAGAAGAAGTGACTTGGAGTCCATGATAAGGTCTTTGAGAGGGGCAACCCTCATAATAACTGAAGCACACCAACAAGAATGCagtgagagggagaaagaaatCCTCCTGTTGACCTCTCAGTCGGACTCAAAAAGTTCTACCATAGCCGAGCTGGAAAACAGAATCAGGAAGGCAGAGGAGCAAATTCAAAAGGCATCAACATCTGCAACAGTTGCTTTTGTAGTTGTGAACAGGTTGTCTGAGGTAAATTCTACTCATCTTGATGTAATAAAGCAAAAGGATGCTTCTCTACAAAATCAGGCTGCTGAAATCAATGAAGCACACAGAAAGATTCAGTCTCTTAGTAGGGAGCTGGATGTGTCAGAGGAAAATTGCGGTAAACTAAGAATGCAGCTGTCTATTGAGAGGGAACATGCTTGTGCTATGGAACAGAAGcttgaagaaattcaagaaaatgacattttgaaaGCAAGCGAGAAACTTAGTGAGCTAAGATCTGGTGTTTCAACTCTTAAGTTAAGCATGAACGAGTATTCAGACCAGGTTCAGGGTTCCAATAAAGTTAATGCCCCCAGAGCTTGTGTTCCTATGTCCGATGATGTGAGAAGTGAAGCACGG ACAGGCAGTGAATTGAATCAACATGAAGACAACATAGACCGGTCGTATACTGTTGATTATGTGAAAACTGAGAATCCAGTTTGTTCATTCAAGACAAGCAAGAATCTGCTGGGATATTTGTGTGATCAGCAAAACTTTTCTTCTCAAAGAGTTCATACAGATCTAAGCAATCGAGATGCTACCATTATTCTTCTGAAAAATGAAATCGAGTCTGCCCTTGACAGCTTAAAAGGAGTGCATGCAGAGATGGCCAGGCTGCGCAGTGAGAAAGAAGAGGTCAGGACGtctgaaaaacaaaatcaagagagCACTAGATGTGTTCTGAGTCAGGTGCTCTCACTACAAGAAGCTATGAGTAACTTTGAGAAGCAATGTGGACTGAAAATGGCATCTTTAGATCAGAAGCTGCAAACAGTTGAAGAAATTGTCCAAGAAGTTGACTGTTGCTGGCATCAGGAAAAAGTG TTACTCGAATCTGAACTTGGTGATGCAAAAGTAGTTGCAGCCCAAAAAACTGCTGAAGCTTCTTGCATTCTGGCTAAATTTGAGGAGGCACAAGATACTATGAAAGAAGCAGATATTATGATAAATGAACTGTTGATAACCAATGAAACCTTGAAGCTTAAGATTGAGGAGCTGAAGAAAATGGAGGTTACTTTAATTAACAAGCAGGATGTCCTAGTCGAAGAGGTGCAGAGATTGCAATCTACCAACAGTCTCTCcaaattgaattttgaaaacctTGAAAAACAGTTTAGTTCAGATTTGTCAGAAATGGAAAGGATTGTCCTAGATCTGGAGGGTATAGTTGCTGAGGTCCAGACAACTACTATGGAAGATTTTATGTCTACAGTGGGTGACTTCATGTTCATGAATTCTCAACTTCAAGACTCAATGAAGTTGATGCATTCATGGAATGAAGTCATCTGGTCTGAAATTATAGTAAAAGATTGTGCTGTCTCTGTCTTACACCTTTGTCATATTGGATTACTGTTGGAAACAGTAACTGGACTGAATGCGGAAAATGGTTTGCTTCATAATGGGCTGTCAGACTCGAACTCTGTTATCTCTGAGTTGAGGGAGTACAATTTGAGGTCAACAAGAGAACTTGAAATGTGTAGAGTCCTAAAGGGAAAATTGTTGTCTGACATCAAGAGTGGTTTTGATCGTATCTcaagcaaagaaaaagaaactggTGAACTCCAAGACAAGCTTGCCAGTTTTGAGAGGAAAATATTGGATCTACAGTTGCAAGAGGAATTAATGTTGCAGAGGTCTAATCACTTTGGTTCTGAGCTTGTGATATTAATCAAGGAACTAAACCTGAGTAACAGGGATATGTTGGCATCTTTACTGGGCCAAGAAAAATTGCTAAAGGATCGAGAAGAAGTCTTCAAAACTCAGGAGGACAATTTCATGATGGACGTGTCTGCAAAAAACTTTGAGTTGCTTATCCTGTCATCCAAGTTTGAAGAGATGGCTCTCCAAAGTGCCAATGCGGAAAAAGAGAAGGTAAACTTTTCTACAGTTATTGAGAATTTCAAGAAGGAGATTATTTTTCTCATGTTAGATGCAGAACTGAAAGAAAGGATTTTGCTGGATAACGAAGCCAAGATTGGTCGAttggagaaagaaattgaagtaTCCAAAAGGGAGAGGCAGGATATATTATCAGACTTAAGTGAGAGAAATTTTACAATTGCTGAGATGGGTAAATCAATTGAGGCTTTTGAGCAAGATATTCAATTTCTTAAGGATACTGCTCTGTCAAATGATAGTTTGAAAGGTGAACTTAATGAAGCTACTCAAGAAAAGATAAGGCTGTTATCCGAGGTTCAGAAACTTGAATCTTCATGTGGAAAGATACTAGAAGATATAAAGGCAAAAGAAACAGCTCTAGAAATTTCTTCTAACCATATTTCTGCTCTTGATCAACAGAACAAGTTGCTGCAAGATAACATTTTCTTGCTGGAAACATCATcacaaaaacttaaaaatgaatTGAAGATGAAAGATGAGGAGGTGACAAAAATGAATTGCCTTGCAGAGGAAAACACATCACTAGAAGATGAATTAAGGACCTTGAAGAAAGAATATTGTTCTGTTCTTCAGGGTTTGGAGGAGAAGAAATCTGAACTTGCATCATGTTTGTGCCAAATTAATTCCCTTGACAAGGAGAACCACAGAATGCTAGAAAAAATTTCTTTCTTGGAGACAAAGATAACCAATTTACAGACTGCTTCCAGTTTGGCAAATGCTGAACTGAATGAACTCAAACTTTCTCAATCAGTTGTCAAGGGTGATTTATGCTCGAAAAGCCAGGATTTGCAAATCTATATTAACAAAGTTAATGCTCTGAAGGAGGAGAACATTTCCTTAAAGAATGAACTCCAATTTCAACAGAAGGAAAGGTTTAAGTTCCTCACTACATCGAGTTTTACCATGGTGCAGAGTTTTGAAGCAGTGGAAAATGTAAACATGGTGGGTAGCAGGATATTTGATGTACTAAATGAAGGGAGTGATGCACTAGAGAGGATGTTTTTAGATATATGCAAAAAATTGGAAATCACATCTAAGTTCGTGGAAGAGGCTGAGTGCTTGGAGAATTTGGCTGGAGAGCTTATGACTGAAAATTTCTCTCTTCAGACTGAGTTGTCAAGGAAGGATGAGGTTCTAAATGGAATGCTATTTGATCTCAGATTGTTGCAAGAGTCTGCATCTAACACCAAGGACCAGAGAGATGAAATTGAAGAACTGGTAGTTTCTTTGGAGGCTTCAGAAGGAGAACTTGCATTGAGAACAAGTGAACTGGATAAAGCTATTGCTAACGTCCAAATGCTTGAAGCTCAATTGCAGGAGAAGATAGGCATTATCTTTTCCCTTCAGCTTGATATCTCAAAACTAAATGAGTCTGTAAAAACAATTTCTACCAAAAACCTTGAGCTGACTGCCAATATCAAAGATGCTGTAGAGTCAAAAAGGTCCATTGAAGAAGAGTTATCAGAAAGAAGGAAGGTAAATCAGACTCTAGAAATGGAACTTCTCGAAGTGGGTATCTCTCTTGGAGAGATGAATAATTCAATTGAGTCCTTGAAGAGTGATTTGGATGCCATTACCAGTGAGAGGAATGACCTTCACACAGAAGTTCAGTTCTTGAAGAAAAAGGCAGAGATGGCAGAAGCTCTGGCTGATGAAAAGGATGCAGTTTTCATGGAAGCTCAACAG ATTGCTGAAAGCACAAAGCTCTATGctgaagagaaggaagaggagGTGAAGCTATTAGAGAGGTCAGTGGAAGAGCTAGAATGTACAGTGAATGTACTGGAAAACAAG GTTGACATCATCAAAGGCGAAGCTGAAAGGCAACGATTGCAGAGAGAGGAGCTAGAATTGGAGCTTCACTCTGTAAAACAGCAGATGCTCAATGTTGAAAGTAGTGATACTGACATGAAAAG GCATCTTGATGAGAAGGAAAATAATCTTCAAGAAGCTGTTCAGCGGATACAAATTCTTGAGAAAGAAATAGCCACCAAGGACGCAGAG ATTGCAAAATGCAAAGCTCATATTGAGGAGCTGAATTTGCACGCAGAGGCCCAGGCCTCTGAGTATAAGCAAAAG TTCAAGGCATTGGAAGCTATGGCTGAACAAGTCAAACCTGAGGGCCCCTATGCTCCTGCTGTGGCAAATGCTTCAGGaaccaaattagagaaaaatgggTCAAAATCCAGGGGGTCTGGTTCCCCTTTCAAATGCATCGGTTTGGGATTAgtacaacaaataaaatctgAAAGGGATGAGGAATTAACTGCTGGAAGACTCAGGATTGAAGAGCTTGAAGCCTTAGCTGCTAGTCGACAAAAAGAG ATATTCATGCTGAATGCGAGATTAGCTGCTGCTGAGAGCATGACCCATGATGTAATTCGTGACTTGTTGGGACTTAAGCTGGATATGACCAATTATGCA TCATTGCTGGATAATCATCAAGTACAAAAGATAACAGAGAAGGCTCAAGTTTATAATGGTCAAGCTCAAGTTAAG GATCAAGAGGTAATAAAGCTCAAGCAGCAGCTCAATGAGTTTATAGAGGAGAGGAAAGG ATGGCTAGAGGAAATAGATAGAAAACAGGCAGAGATGATTGCAGCACAAATTGCCTTGGAAAAATTTCGTCAGCGAGATAGGTTACTTACAACTGAAAAGGAAATGCTTAAG ATGGAGAATGCTAGTCATAGGAAGAAGATCATGGAACTTGAAACGGAACTAAAGAAGCTCTCTGGCCAGCAAAATCTCCATCAACGGATCCATCATCATGCCAAAATTAAG GAGGAAAACAATTTGTTGAAAAGTCAGAATGATGAGCTTAGTGTTAAGCTTCGACGAACAGAGGCTATTCTTACACGTGTCAAGGAGGAGCTTGCTCACTTCCGCAGTACTAATGGGAGAACCCCCTATATCAATTTTGATGAGGAGGAAAGGTTGAAAAACATATTGAAG GAAAATGAAGAGGAGAGGTTGCAATTAGCGCAAAAGTTAGTAGGCTTATGTACCAGCATTCTAAAG GCTGCTGGTGTAACAAGGGCAGCATCTGATACAGGCGTTTCTGTGGCCGAAGAAGCACTTGAGCAGCTCAAGAACAGAGTTAGTTCACTGGAAAGAGAACTGCAAGACGCCAGATTTAAG AACCGGCTTACTGATGAACGAATTCGACTGTCTGAGCTCAAGCCACAAGCCTCATCAATGAGCTCAAGAACAGATGAGCATCGTCGACCTTCAGATAGAGTGTCCCAGGCTCCATTTCTGTCCACCTTGGATCGTTAA
- the LOC127801251 gene encoding uncharacterized protein LOC127801251, whose amino-acid sequence MALRISCHPLHGLHKDCFQLRETHSCIFGLTANKICQNTRLKIICAKNMTAGQSDDGKINFDTIVDKARKVWESSPQPVKTFPWNRALENFMQLILDLVLAVIKYLSVPVLAVSSLSEMSYCAHERKLFLIPFPLLVGVTIAGILRETAVELSPLLKHQDAEVPWHLIAMAIFFTLLKLPGPYYPYWGRIFVPHIANGGLLSTLYFAFLWYRRPGKTSETPLPKFSMNETSANI is encoded by the exons ATGGCGCTCCGGATCAGTTGTCACCCTCTTCATGGACTCCACAAG GATTGTTTCCAACTTAGAGAGACACACAGCTGCATTTTTGGTCTCACAGCCAATAAGATATGTCAGAACACTAGGCTGAAAATCATATGTGCAAAGAACATGACTGCAGGACAGTCAGATGAtggtaaaataaattttgacacTATAGTAGACAAGGCAAGAAAAGTCTGGGAAAGTTCTCCCCAACCAGTCAAGACTTTCCCTTGGAACAGAGCATTGGAAAATTTTATGCAACTCATCCTGGACCTTGTCTTGGCAGTCATCAAATACTTATCTGTACCTGTACTGGCAGTCTCCTCTCTTAGTGAGATGTCATACTGTGCTCATGAGAGAAAGCTATTCTTAATACCTTTTCCATTGCTAGTTGGTGTTACTATTGCTGGAATCTTAAGAGAGACAGCTGTTGAACTTTCTCCACTCCTCAAG CATCAGGATGCTGAAGTTCCGTGGCATCTGATAGCAATGGCGATTTTCTTCACATTGCTCAAATTGCCAGGGCCATATTACCCATATTGGGGGCGTATTTTTGTTCCACACATTGCAAATGGGGGCCTGTTGAGTACTCTATATTTTGCATTTCTATGGTACAGAAGGCCTGGAAAGACGTCAGAAACACCCCTACCAAAATTCTCCATGAACGAAACGAGTGCAAACATTTGA